From the genome of Eriocheir sinensis breed Jianghai 21 chromosome 47, ASM2467909v1, whole genome shotgun sequence, one region includes:
- the LOC126981319 gene encoding uncharacterized protein LOC126981319 isoform X10, whose protein sequence is MVSPCASLSAREKCSASVSYCVSQCLVGCRCGVESRALELVVRLLTYTQRWMNFGTAPCLLSTACHTRGAGSRLSHLPAYKGSRLSHLSHLPAYKRCRLSHLSHLPAYKGCRLSHLSHLPAYKGCRLSHLSHLPAYKGCRLSHLSHLPAYNGCRLSHLSHLPAYKGCRLSHLSHLPAYKRCRLSHLSHLPAYKRCRLSHLSHLPAYKGCRLSHLSHLPAYKGCRLSHLSHLPAYKGCRLSHLSHLPAYKGCRLSHLSHLPAYNGCRLSHLSHLPAYKGCRLSHLSHLPAYKGCRLSNLSHLPTLSHPFFLFFIKVNDDVCFEFEKCLK, encoded by the exons ATGGTGAGTCCTTGTGCTAGTCTCAGTGCACGTGAAAAATGTAGTGCGTCAGTATCTTACTGCGTGAGTCAGTGCCTTGTTGGGTGCCGGTGTGGCGTCGAGTCTCGTGCCCTTGAGTTGGTCGTTCGCCTGTTGACATACACACAACGGTGGATGAATTTCGGCACGgcaccgtgtcttttgtcgactgcttgtcatacaaggggtgcaggttctCGTTTGtcacatttaccggcatacaagggaagcaggttatctcatttgtcacatttaccggcatacaagaggtgcaggttatctcatttgtcacatttaccggcatacaaggggtgcaggttatctcatttgtcacatttaccggcatacaaggggtgcaggttatctcatttgtcacatttaccggcatacaaggggtgcaggttatctcatttatcacatttaccggcatacaatgggtgcaggttatctcatttgtcacatttaccggcatacaaggggtgcaggttatctcatttatcacatttaccggcatacaagaggtgcaggttatctcatttgtcacatttaccggcatacaagaggtgcag gttatctcatttgtcacatttaccggcatacaaggggtgcaggttatctcatttgtcacatttaccggcatacaaggggtgcaggttatctcatttgtcacatttaccggcatacaaggggtgcaggttatctcatttatcacatttaccggcatacaaggggtgcag gttatctcatttatcacatttaccggcatacaatgggtgcaggttatctcatttgtcacatttaccggcatacaag gggtgcaggttatctcatttatcacatttaccggcatacaaggggtgcaggttatctaatttatcacatttaccgacattgtcccacccgttttttttattttttattaaagtaaatgatgacgtgtgttttgaatttgaaaaatgcttgaaataa
- the LOC126981319 gene encoding uncharacterized protein LOC126981319 isoform X5, with protein sequence MVSPCASLSAREKCSASVSYCVSQCLVGCRCGVESRALELVVRLLTYTQRWMNFGTAPCLLSTACHTRGAGSRLSHLPAYKGSRLSHLSHLPAYKRCRLSHLSHLPAYKGCRLSHLSHLPAYKGCRLSHLSHLPAYKGCRLSHLSHLPAYKGCRLSHLSHLPAYKRCRLSHLSHLPAYKRCRLSHLSHLPAYKGCRLSHLSHLPAYKGCRLSHLSHLPAYKGCRLSHLSHLPAYKGCRLSHLSHLPAYKGCRLSHLSHLPAYNGCRLSHLSHLPAYKGCRLSHLSHLPAYKGCRLSNLSHLPTLSHPFFLFFIKVNDDVCFEFEKCLK encoded by the exons ATGGTGAGTCCTTGTGCTAGTCTCAGTGCACGTGAAAAATGTAGTGCGTCAGTATCTTACTGCGTGAGTCAGTGCCTTGTTGGGTGCCGGTGTGGCGTCGAGTCTCGTGCCCTTGAGTTGGTCGTTCGCCTGTTGACATACACACAACGGTGGATGAATTTCGGCACGgcaccgtgtcttttgtcgactgcttgtcatacaaggggtgcaggttctCGTTTGtcacatttaccggcatacaagggaagcaggttatctcatttgtcacatttaccggcatacaagaggtgcaggttatctcatttgtcacatttaccggcatacaaggggtgcaggttatctcatttgtcacatttaccggcatacaaggggtgcaggttatctcatttgtcacatttaccggcatacaaggggtgcag gttatctcatttgtcacatttaccggcatacaaggggtgcaggttatctcatttatcacatttaccggcatacaagaggtgcaggttatctcatttgtcacatttaccggcatacaagaggtgcag gttatctcatttgtcacatttaccggcatacaaggggtgcaggttatctcatttgtcacatttaccggcatacaaggggtgcaggttatctcatttgtcacatttaccggcatacaaggggtgcaggttatctcatttatcacatttaccggcatacaaggggtgcaggttatctcatttgtcacatttaccggcatacaaggggtgcaggttatctcatttatcacatttaccggcatacaatgggtgcaggttatctcatttgtcacatttaccggcatacaag gggtgcaggttatctcatttatcacatttaccggcatacaaggggtgcaggttatctaatttatcacatttaccgacattgtcccacccgttttttttattttttattaaagtaaatgatgacgtgtgttttgaatttgaaaaatgcttgaaataa
- the LOC126981319 gene encoding uncharacterized protein LOC126981319 isoform X13, with amino-acid sequence MVSPCASLSAREKCSASVSYCVSQCLVGCRCGVESRALELVVRLLTYTQRWMNFGTAPCLLSTACHTRGAGSRLSHLPAYKGSRLSHLSHLPAYKRCRLSHLSHLPAYKGCRLSHLSHLPAYKGCRLSHLSHLPAYKGCRLSHLSHLPAYKRCRLSHLSHLPAYKRCRLSHLSHLPAYKGCRLSHLSHLPAYKGCRLSHLSHLPAYKGCRLSHLSHLPAYKGCRLSHLSHLPAYKGCRLSHLSHLPAYNGCRLSHLSHLPAYKGCRLSHLSHLPAYKGCRLSNLSHLPTLSHPFFLFFIKVNDDVCFEFEKCLK; translated from the exons ATGGTGAGTCCTTGTGCTAGTCTCAGTGCACGTGAAAAATGTAGTGCGTCAGTATCTTACTGCGTGAGTCAGTGCCTTGTTGGGTGCCGGTGTGGCGTCGAGTCTCGTGCCCTTGAGTTGGTCGTTCGCCTGTTGACATACACACAACGGTGGATGAATTTCGGCACGgcaccgtgtcttttgtcgactgcttgtcatacaaggggtgcaggttctCGTTTGtcacatttaccggcatacaagggaagcaggttatctcatttgtcacatttaccggcatacaagaggtgcaggttatctcatttgtcacatttaccggcatacaaggggtgcaggttatctcatttgtcacatttaccggcatacaaggggtgcaggttatctcatttgtcacatttaccggcatacaaggggtgcag gttatctcatttatcacatttaccggcatacaagaggtgcaggttatctcatttgtcacatttaccggcatacaagaggtgcag gttatctcatttgtcacatttaccggcatacaaggggtgcaggttatctcatttgtcacatttaccggcatacaaggggtgcaggttatctcatttgtcacatttaccggcatacaaggggtgcaggttatctcatttatcacatttaccggcatacaaggggtgcaggttatctcatttgtcacatttaccggcatacaaggggtgcaggttatctcatttatcacatttaccggcatacaatgggtgcaggttatctcatttgtcacatttaccggcatacaag gggtgcaggttatctcatttatcacatttaccggcatacaaggggtgcaggttatctaatttatcacatttaccgacattgtcccacccgttttttttattttttattaaagtaaatgatgacgtgtgttttgaatttgaaaaatgcttgaaataa
- the LOC126981319 gene encoding uncharacterized protein LOC126981319 isoform X30 has product MVSPCASLSAREKCSASVSYCVSQCLVGCRCGVESRALELVVRLLTYTQRWMNFGTAPCLLSTACHTRGAGSRLSHLPAYKGSRLSHLSHLPAYKRCRLSHLSHLPAYKGCRLSHLSHLPAYKGCRLSHLSHLPAYKGCRLSHLSHLPAYKRCRLSHLSHLPAYKRCRLSHLSHLPAYKGCRLSHLSHLPAYKGCRLSHLSHLPAYKGCRLSHLSHLPAYKGCRLSHLSHLPAYNGCRLSHLSHLPAYKGCRLSHLSHLPAYKGCRLSNLSHLPTLSHPFFLFFIKVNDDVCFEFEKCLK; this is encoded by the exons ATGGTGAGTCCTTGTGCTAGTCTCAGTGCACGTGAAAAATGTAGTGCGTCAGTATCTTACTGCGTGAGTCAGTGCCTTGTTGGGTGCCGGTGTGGCGTCGAGTCTCGTGCCCTTGAGTTGGTCGTTCGCCTGTTGACATACACACAACGGTGGATGAATTTCGGCACGgcaccgtgtcttttgtcgactgcttgtcatacaaggggtgcaggttctCGTTTGtcacatttaccggcatacaagggaagcaggttatctcatttgtcacatttaccggcatacaagaggtgcaggttatctcatttgtcacatttaccggcatacaaggggtgcaggttatctcatttgtcacatttaccggcatacaaggggtgcaggttatctcatttgtcacatttaccggcatacaaggggtgcag gttatctcatttatcacatttaccggcatacaagaggtgcaggttatctcatttgtcacatttaccggcatacaagaggtgcag gttatctcatttgtcacatttaccggcatacaaggggtgcaggttatctcatttgtcacatttaccggcatacaaggggtgcaggttatctcatttatcacatttaccggcatacaaggggtgcaggttatctcatttgtcacatttaccggcatacaaggggtgcaggttatctcatttatcacatttaccggcatacaatgggtgcaggttatctcatttgtcacatttaccggcatacaag gggtgcaggttatctcatttatcacatttaccggcatacaaggggtgcaggttatctaatttatcacatttaccgacattgtcccacccgttttttttattttttattaaagtaaatgatgacgtgtgttttgaatttgaaaaatgcttgaaataa
- the LOC126981319 gene encoding uncharacterized protein LOC126981319 isoform X38, producing the protein MVSPCASLSAREKCSASVSYCVSQCLVGCRCGVESRALELVVRLLTYTQRWMNFGTAPCLLSTACHTRGAGSRLSHLPAYKGSRLSHLSHLPAYKRCRLSHLSHLPAYKGCRLSHLSHLPAYKGCRLSHLSHLPAYKGCRLSHLSHLPAYNGCRLSHLSHLPAYKGCRLSHLSHLPAYKRCRLSHLSHLPAYKRCRLSHLSHLPAYKGCRLSHLSHLPAYKGCRLSHLSHLPAYNGCRLSHLSHLPAYKGCRLSHLSHLPAYKGCRLSNLSHLPTLSHPFFLFFIKVNDDVCFEFEKCLK; encoded by the exons ATGGTGAGTCCTTGTGCTAGTCTCAGTGCACGTGAAAAATGTAGTGCGTCAGTATCTTACTGCGTGAGTCAGTGCCTTGTTGGGTGCCGGTGTGGCGTCGAGTCTCGTGCCCTTGAGTTGGTCGTTCGCCTGTTGACATACACACAACGGTGGATGAATTTCGGCACGgcaccgtgtcttttgtcgactgcttgtcatacaaggggtgcaggttctCGTTTGtcacatttaccggcatacaagggaagcaggttatctcatttgtcacatttaccggcatacaagaggtgcaggttatctcatttgtcacatttaccggcatacaaggggtgcaggttatctcatttgtcacatttaccggcatacaaggggtgcaggttatctcatttgtcacatttaccggcatacaaggggtgcaggttatctcatttatcacatttaccggcatacaatgggtgcaggttatctcatttgtcacatttaccggcatacaaggggtgcaggttatctcatttatcacatttaccggcatacaagaggtgcaggttatctcatttgtcacatttaccggcatacaagaggtgcag gttatctcatttgtcacatttaccggcatacaaggggtgcaggttatctcatttgtcacatttaccggcatacaaggggtgcag gttatctcatttatcacatttaccggcatacaatgggtgcaggttatctcatttgtcacatttaccggcatacaag gggtgcaggttatctcatttatcacatttaccggcatacaaggggtgcaggttatctaatttatcacatttaccgacattgtcccacccgttttttttattttttattaaagtaaatgatgacgtgtgttttgaatttgaaaaatgcttgaaataa
- the LOC126981319 gene encoding uncharacterized protein LOC126981319 isoform X1 — MVSPCASLSAREKCSASVSYCVSQCLVGCRCGVESRALELVVRLLTYTQRWMNFGTAPCLLSTACHTRGAGSRLSHLPAYKGSRLSHLSHLPAYKRCRLSHLSHLPAYKGCRLSHLSHLPAYKGCRLSHLSHLPAYKGCRLSHLSHLPAYNGCRLSHLSHLPAYKGCRLSHLSHLPAYKRCRLSHLSHLPAYKRCRLSHLSHLPAYKGCRLSHLSHLPAYKGCRLSHLSHLPAYKGCRLSHLSHLPAYKGCRLSHLSHLPAYKGCRLSHLSHLPAYNGCRLSHLSHLPAYKGCRLSHLSHLPAYKGCRLSNLSHLPTLSHPFFLFFIKVNDDVCFEFEKCLK; from the exons ATGGTGAGTCCTTGTGCTAGTCTCAGTGCACGTGAAAAATGTAGTGCGTCAGTATCTTACTGCGTGAGTCAGTGCCTTGTTGGGTGCCGGTGTGGCGTCGAGTCTCGTGCCCTTGAGTTGGTCGTTCGCCTGTTGACATACACACAACGGTGGATGAATTTCGGCACGgcaccgtgtcttttgtcgactgcttgtcatacaaggggtgcaggttctCGTTTGtcacatttaccggcatacaagggaagcaggttatctcatttgtcacatttaccggcatacaagaggtgcaggttatctcatttgtcacatttaccggcatacaaggggtgcaggttatctcatttgtcacatttaccggcatacaaggggtgcaggttatctcatttgtcacatttaccggcatacaaggggtgcaggttatctcatttatcacatttaccggcatacaatgggtgcaggttatctcatttgtcacatttaccggcatacaaggggtgcaggttatctcatttatcacatttaccggcatacaagaggtgcaggttatctcatttgtcacatttaccggcatacaagaggtgcag gttatctcatttgtcacatttaccggcatacaaggggtgcaggttatctcatttgtcacatttaccggcatacaaggggtgcaggttatctcatttgtcacatttaccggcatacaaggggtgcaggttatctcatttatcacatttaccggcatacaaggggtgcaggttatctcatttgtcacatttaccggcatacaaggggtgcaggttatctcatttatcacatttaccggcatacaatgggtgcaggttatctcatttgtcacatttaccggcatacaag gggtgcaggttatctcatttatcacatttaccggcatacaaggggtgcaggttatctaatttatcacatttaccgacattgtcccacccgttttttttattttttattaaagtaaatgatgacgtgtgttttgaatttgaaaaatgcttgaaataa
- the LOC126981319 gene encoding uncharacterized protein LOC126981319 isoform X19: MVSPCASLSAREKCSASVSYCVSQCLVGCRCGVESRALELVVRLLTYTQRWMNFGTAPCLLSTACHTRGAGSRLSHLPAYKGSRLSHLSHLPAYKRCRLSHLSHLPAYKGCRLSHLSHLPAYKGCRLSHLSHLPAYKGCRLSHLSHLPAYNGCRLSHLSHLPAYKGCRLSHLSHLPAYKRCRLSHLSHLPAYKRCRLSHLSHLPAYKGCRLSHLSHLPAYKGCRLSHLSHLPAYKGCRLSHLSHLPAYNGCRLSHLSHLPAYKGCRLSHLSHLPAYKGCRLSNLSHLPTLSHPFFLFFIKVNDDVCFEFEKCLK; the protein is encoded by the exons ATGGTGAGTCCTTGTGCTAGTCTCAGTGCACGTGAAAAATGTAGTGCGTCAGTATCTTACTGCGTGAGTCAGTGCCTTGTTGGGTGCCGGTGTGGCGTCGAGTCTCGTGCCCTTGAGTTGGTCGTTCGCCTGTTGACATACACACAACGGTGGATGAATTTCGGCACGgcaccgtgtcttttgtcgactgcttgtcatacaaggggtgcaggttctCGTTTGtcacatttaccggcatacaagggaagcaggttatctcatttgtcacatttaccggcatacaagaggtgcaggttatctcatttgtcacatttaccggcatacaaggggtgcaggttatctcatttgtcacatttaccggcatacaaggggtgcaggttatctcatttgtcacatttaccggcatacaaggggtgcaggttatctcatttatcacatttaccggcatacaatgggtgcaggttatctcatttgtcacatttaccggcatacaaggggtgcaggttatctcatttatcacatttaccggcatacaagaggtgcaggttatctcatttgtcacatttaccggcatacaagaggtgcag gttatctcatttgtcacatttaccggcatacaaggggtgcaggttatctcatttgtcacatttaccggcatacaaggggtgcaggttatctcatttgtcacatttaccggcatacaaggggtgcag gttatctcatttatcacatttaccggcatacaatgggtgcaggttatctcatttgtcacatttaccggcatacaag gggtgcaggttatctcatttatcacatttaccggcatacaaggggtgcaggttatctaatttatcacatttaccgacattgtcccacccgttttttttattttttattaaagtaaatgatgacgtgtgttttgaatttgaaaaatgcttgaaataa
- the LOC126981319 gene encoding uncharacterized protein LOC126981319 isoform X22, with translation MVSPCASLSAREKCSASVSYCVSQCLVGCRCGVESRALELVVRLLTYTQRWMNFGTAPCLLSTACHTRGAGSRLSHLPAYKGSRLSHLSHLPAYKRCRLSHLSHLPAYKGCRLSHLSHLPAYKGCRLSHLSHLPAYKGCRLSHLSHLPAYNGCRLSHLSHLPAYKGCRLSHLSHLPAYKRCRLSHLSHLPAYKRCRLSHLSHLPAYKGCRLSHLSHLPAYKGCRLSHLSHLPAYKGCRLSHLSHLPAYNGCRLSHLSHLPAYKGCRLSHLSHLPAYKGCRLSNLSHLPTLSHPFFLFFIKVNDDVCFEFEKCLK, from the exons ATGGTGAGTCCTTGTGCTAGTCTCAGTGCACGTGAAAAATGTAGTGCGTCAGTATCTTACTGCGTGAGTCAGTGCCTTGTTGGGTGCCGGTGTGGCGTCGAGTCTCGTGCCCTTGAGTTGGTCGTTCGCCTGTTGACATACACACAACGGTGGATGAATTTCGGCACGgcaccgtgtcttttgtcgactgcttgtcatacaaggggtgcaggttctCGTTTGtcacatttaccggcatacaagggaagcaggttatctcatttgtcacatttaccggcatacaagaggtgcaggttatctcatttgtcacatttaccggcatacaaggggtgcaggttatctcatttgtcacatttaccggcatacaaggggtgcaggttatctcatttgtcacatttaccggcatacaaggggtgcaggttatctcatttatcacatttaccggcatacaatgggtgcaggttatctcatttgtcacatttaccggcatacaaggggtgcaggttatctcatttatcacatttaccggcatacaagaggtgcaggttatctcatttgtcacatttaccggcatacaagaggtgcag gttatctcatttgtcacatttaccggcatacaaggggtgcaggttatctcatttgtcacatttaccggcatacaaggggtgcag gttatctcatttgtcacatttaccggcatacaaggggtgcaggttatctcatttatcacatttaccggcatacaatgggtgcaggttatctcatttgtcacatttaccggcatacaag gggtgcaggttatctcatttatcacatttaccggcatacaaggggtgcaggttatctaatttatcacatttaccgacattgtcccacccgttttttttattttttattaaagtaaatgatgacgtgtgttttgaatttgaaaaatgcttgaaataa
- the LOC126981319 gene encoding uncharacterized protein LOC126981319 isoform X8, with amino-acid sequence MVSPCASLSAREKCSASVSYCVSQCLVGCRCGVESRALELVVRLLTYTQRWMNFGTAPCLLSTACHTRGAGSRLSHLPAYKGSRLSHLSHLPAYKRCRLSHLSHLPAYKGCRLSHLSHLPAYKGCRLSHLSHLPAYKGCRLSHLSHLPAYNGCRLSHLSHLPAYKGCRLSHLSHLPAYKRCRLSHLSHLPAYKRCRLSHLSHLPAYKGCRLSHLSHLPAYKGCRLSHLSHLPAYKGCRLSHLSHLPAYKGCRLSHLSHLPAYNGCRLSHLSHLPAYKGCRLSHLSHLPAYKGCRLSNLSHLPTLSHPFFLFFIKVNDDVCFEFEKCLK; translated from the exons ATGGTGAGTCCTTGTGCTAGTCTCAGTGCACGTGAAAAATGTAGTGCGTCAGTATCTTACTGCGTGAGTCAGTGCCTTGTTGGGTGCCGGTGTGGCGTCGAGTCTCGTGCCCTTGAGTTGGTCGTTCGCCTGTTGACATACACACAACGGTGGATGAATTTCGGCACGgcaccgtgtcttttgtcgactgcttgtcatacaaggggtgcaggttctCGTTTGtcacatttaccggcatacaagggaagcaggttatctcatttgtcacatttaccggcatacaagaggtgcaggttatctcatttgtcacatttaccggcatacaaggggtgcaggttatctcatttgtcacatttaccggcatacaaggggtgcaggttatctcatttgtcacatttaccggcatacaaggggtgcaggttatctcatttatcacatttaccggcatacaatgggtgcaggttatctcatttgtcacatttaccggcatacaaggggtgcaggttatctcatttatcacatttaccggcatacaagaggtgcaggttatctcatttgtcacatttaccggcatacaagaggtgcag gttatctcatttgtcacatttaccggcatacaaggggtgcaggttatctcatttgtcacatttaccggcatacaaggggtgcaggttatctcatttatcacatttaccggcatacaaggggtgcaggttatctcatttgtcacatttaccggcatacaaggggtgcaggttatctcatttatcacatttaccggcatacaatgggtgcaggttatctcatttgtcacatttaccggcatacaag gggtgcaggttatctcatttatcacatttaccggcatacaaggggtgcaggttatctaatttatcacatttaccgacattgtcccacccgttttttttattttttattaaagtaaatgatgacgtgtgttttgaatttgaaaaatgcttgaaataa
- the LOC126981319 gene encoding uncharacterized protein LOC126981319 isoform X32 → MVSPCASLSAREKCSASVSYCVSQCLVGCRCGVESRALELVVRLLTYTQRWMNFGTAPCLLSTACHTRGAGSRLSHLPAYKGSRLSHLSHLPAYKRCRLSHLSHLPAYKGCRLSHLSHLPAYKGCRLSHLSHLPAYKGCRLSHLSHLPAYNGCRLSHLSHLPAYKGCRLSHLSHLPAYKRCRLSHLSHLPAYKRCRLSHLSHLPAYKGCRLSHLSHLPAYKGCRLSHLSHLPAYNGCRLSHLSHLPAYKGCRLSHLSHLPAYKGCRLSNLSHLPTLSHPFFLFFIKVNDDVCFEFEKCLK, encoded by the exons ATGGTGAGTCCTTGTGCTAGTCTCAGTGCACGTGAAAAATGTAGTGCGTCAGTATCTTACTGCGTGAGTCAGTGCCTTGTTGGGTGCCGGTGTGGCGTCGAGTCTCGTGCCCTTGAGTTGGTCGTTCGCCTGTTGACATACACACAACGGTGGATGAATTTCGGCACGgcaccgtgtcttttgtcgactgcttgtcatacaaggggtgcaggttctCGTTTGtcacatttaccggcatacaagggaagcaggttatctcatttgtcacatttaccggcatacaagaggtgcaggttatctcatttgtcacatttaccggcatacaaggggtgcaggttatctcatttgtcacatttaccggcatacaaggggtgcaggttatctcatttgtcacatttaccggcatacaaggggtgcaggttatctcatttatcacatttaccggcatacaatgggtgcaggttatctcatttgtcacatttaccggcatacaaggggtgcaggttatctcatttatcacatttaccggcatacaagaggtgcaggttatctcatttgtcacatttaccggcatacaagaggtgcag gttatctcatttatcacatttaccggcatacaaggggtgcaggttatctcatttgtcacatttaccggcatacaaggggtgcaggttatctcatttatcacatttaccggcatacaatgggtgcaggttatctcatttgtcacatttaccggcatacaag gggtgcaggttatctcatttatcacatttaccggcatacaaggggtgcaggttatctaatttatcacatttaccgacattgtcccacccgttttttttattttttattaaagtaaatgatgacgtgtgttttgaatttgaaaaatgcttgaaataa